One part of the Mycobacteriales bacterium genome encodes these proteins:
- a CDS encoding L-rhamnose mutarotase codes for MQRVAQVIRVRPERIEEYKRLHADVWPQVLDRIRRSHIRNYSIHLHGDLLFSYFEYDGDDLDADLAAMADDEATRLWWEVTGPCQQPMPGAAPGQWWAPMEQVFLMAD; via the coding sequence ATGCAGCGGGTAGCCCAGGTGATCCGGGTCCGGCCGGAGCGGATCGAGGAGTACAAGCGGCTGCACGCCGACGTCTGGCCGCAGGTGCTCGACCGGATCCGCCGGAGCCACATCCGTAACTACTCGATCCACCTGCACGGAGACCTGCTGTTCAGCTACTTCGAGTACGACGGCGACGATCTCGACGCGGACCTGGCCGCGATGGCCGACGACGAGGCGACCCGGTTGTGGTGGGAGGTCACCGGCCCGTGTCAGCAGCCGATGCCGGGCGCGGCACCCGGGCAGTGGTGGGCGCCGATGGAGCAGGTCTTCCTCATGGCTGACTGA
- a CDS encoding AI-2E family transporter has protein sequence MTTRTPEEDQDRHPMPGQPFRVSNLLEASAAWAWRLLVVAAAFYGLFLLMEKLWLVVLPLFTATLVCALLTPAVSLLRRRAHFPRVVATWGVLLLAFALLGGIGLFASNRASEEYPKLVTQVNKISTEVRHFLITGPLHLRASSVDNVGKSITDFLSRHSSTVASGVVTAGRTVADVATFAVLTFFITFFLLYDGKNIWNWLVAFFPRTSRTRVHEAGGRAWSTLTGYIGGTFVVAAFHGIVMGVTLTIVGVPLVAPLAVLVFIGSFIPIIGVVIFGGLAVVVTMLTVGPIAGVVVLAVLVVSNQIEGHLLQPLVVGRYVHLHPLAIAITLTGAALLAGLPGAIFGVPVVASINAAAKYLSGREDADGHRLPDNDEPSPPVPPEEEPAAPEPGDEAEADTDEREPE, from the coding sequence GTGACGACGAGGACGCCGGAGGAGGACCAGGACCGGCACCCCATGCCGGGCCAGCCGTTCCGGGTCTCCAACCTGCTGGAGGCCAGCGCGGCGTGGGCGTGGCGCCTCCTCGTCGTGGCGGCGGCGTTCTACGGCCTCTTCCTGCTCATGGAGAAGCTGTGGCTGGTCGTCCTGCCGCTGTTCACTGCGACCCTCGTCTGCGCACTGCTCACGCCCGCGGTCAGCCTGCTGCGGCGACGGGCCCATTTTCCGCGGGTGGTCGCGACCTGGGGTGTCCTGCTCCTCGCGTTTGCACTGCTCGGCGGCATCGGACTCTTCGCGAGCAACCGCGCCAGCGAGGAGTATCCGAAGCTGGTCACGCAGGTGAACAAGATCAGCACGGAGGTCCGGCACTTCCTGATCACGGGGCCGCTCCACCTGCGGGCGAGCTCGGTCGACAACGTCGGGAAGTCGATCACCGACTTCCTCAGCCGACACTCCTCCACGGTCGCGTCGGGTGTCGTCACGGCCGGGCGGACCGTCGCAGACGTCGCGACCTTCGCCGTCCTCACCTTCTTCATCACGTTCTTCCTGCTCTACGACGGCAAGAACATCTGGAACTGGTTGGTGGCCTTCTTCCCGCGCACCTCCCGCACGCGGGTGCACGAGGCCGGGGGGCGGGCGTGGAGCACGTTGACCGGCTACATCGGCGGGACGTTCGTCGTAGCGGCGTTCCACGGGATCGTCATGGGGGTCACGCTCACCATCGTGGGTGTGCCGCTGGTCGCCCCGCTGGCCGTGCTCGTCTTCATCGGTAGCTTCATCCCGATCATCGGTGTGGTCATCTTCGGCGGATTGGCCGTGGTGGTGACGATGCTGACGGTCGGCCCGATCGCCGGCGTGGTGGTGCTCGCCGTACTCGTGGTCAGCAACCAGATCGAGGGCCATCTGCTGCAGCCCCTGGTCGTCGGTCGATACGTGCATCTGCACCCGTTGGCGATCGCGATCACGCTGACCGGTGCTGCTCTGCTCGCCGGACTGCCCGGGGCGATCTTCGGCGTCCCTGTCGTGGCCTCCATCAACGCTGCGGCGAAGTACCTGAGCGGCCGCGAGGACGCCGACGGCCACCGGTTGCCGGACAATGACGAGCCATCGCCGCCCGTACCACCGGAAGAAGAACCCGCCGCGCCCGAACCCGGTGACGAAGCCGAAGCCGACACCGACGAACGCGAACCTGAGTAG
- a CDS encoding ribose-phosphate pyrophosphokinase: MDEIVVFTGSAHPDLAEKICSLLGSELSPTLVHRFSNDCLQVQLRANCRQRDVYIIQPLVPPVQEHLVELLLMLDAARGASANQITAVIPHYAYARSDKKDAPRISIGARLVADLLAAAGANRVLTMTLHAPQVHGFFSIPVDHLTAVAELADHFRGRDLSDTVVVSPDLGNAKPATQFARLLGLPVAAGSKQRISDDHVVIDAVVGEVEGKNVIIFDDEIATGGSVIELLNRLRERGVGRISLACTHGLFTGGAMKRLAAQTDMVEIVTTDTVPPRPDTAADHLQVRSVAPLFAEAIRRIHLGESVSGLFSGVSTHG; encoded by the coding sequence ATGGACGAGATTGTCGTCTTCACCGGAAGTGCGCATCCCGATCTGGCCGAGAAGATCTGCTCGCTGCTGGGCAGCGAGCTGTCCCCGACCCTCGTGCACCGGTTCAGCAACGACTGTCTGCAGGTCCAGCTCCGGGCGAACTGCCGCCAACGCGACGTCTACATCATCCAGCCGCTGGTTCCGCCGGTGCAGGAACACCTCGTCGAACTGCTGCTCATGCTGGACGCCGCCCGTGGCGCCTCCGCCAACCAGATCACTGCGGTGATTCCGCACTACGCCTACGCCCGCTCGGACAAGAAGGACGCGCCGCGGATCTCCATCGGTGCCCGGCTGGTCGCCGATCTGCTGGCCGCCGCGGGAGCGAACCGGGTGCTCACCATGACGCTGCACGCTCCGCAGGTGCACGGCTTCTTCAGCATTCCGGTCGATCATCTGACGGCGGTGGCCGAACTCGCGGACCACTTTCGCGGCCGGGACCTGTCCGACACCGTGGTCGTCTCGCCGGACCTCGGCAATGCCAAGCCGGCGACCCAGTTCGCGCGGCTGCTCGGCCTTCCCGTCGCCGCGGGCAGCAAACAACGGATCTCCGACGATCATGTCGTCATCGACGCCGTCGTCGGCGAGGTCGAGGGCAAGAACGTCATCATTTTCGACGACGAGATTGCCACCGGCGGCTCGGTCATCGAGCTCCTGAACCGGCTGCGTGAGCGCGGGGTCGGGCGCATCTCGCTGGCCTGTACGCACGGGCTCTTCACCGGCGGTGCGATGAAACGGCTCGCCGCCCAGACCGACATGGTCGAGATCGTGACGACCGACACGGTCCCGCCCCGGCCGGACACGGCCGCCGACCACCTGCAGGTCCGGTCAGTGGCGCCGCTGTTCGCCGAGGCGATCCGCCGGATCCACCTCGGCGAGTCGGTGAGCGGCCTCTTCTCCGGGGTGTCCACCCACGGCTGA
- a CDS encoding helix-turn-helix domain-containing protein → MTTTAELTTGAASNDPDVGLRAVAALRHLAEHLEALQVDNARDRGWSWQEIATRLGVSKQAVHRKHGRRTGRR, encoded by the coding sequence ATGACGACGACCGCTGAGCTCACCACAGGAGCGGCCAGCAACGATCCGGACGTCGGACTTCGTGCGGTGGCGGCGCTTCGGCATCTGGCCGAGCACCTCGAGGCACTGCAGGTCGACAACGCCCGCGACCGCGGCTGGTCCTGGCAGGAGATCGCGACCCGACTCGGGGTCAGCAAGCAAGCCGTGCACCGCAAGCACGGCCGGCGGACAGGGAGACGGTGA
- a CDS encoding Clp protease N-terminal domain-containing protein, protein MFERFTDHARAVVVDAQDHARRLGHHHIGSEHLLLAIAGSDADAGEIFRARGVAPDDVETALRRLLGAGPIESLDRDALASIGIDVDLVRDSLQAAFGADAVRTPSARRSRHWWRRRGDREVREVRGHIPFTPQAKACLERSLREAQRLHDHYLGVEHLALALTSQTDGLTPRIFTALNTSGAGLRREILDRHRRAS, encoded by the coding sequence ATGTTCGAACGCTTCACGGACCACGCCCGGGCCGTCGTGGTCGACGCGCAGGATCACGCGCGCCGGCTGGGCCACCATCACATCGGGTCCGAGCACCTGCTGCTCGCGATCGCGGGATCCGACGCCGACGCCGGAGAGATCTTCCGGGCGCGGGGTGTCGCCCCGGACGACGTCGAGACCGCGCTGCGCCGGCTGCTCGGGGCCGGTCCGATCGAGTCGCTGGACCGGGACGCCCTGGCCTCCATCGGGATAGACGTCGACCTCGTGCGCGACAGCCTGCAGGCCGCCTTCGGAGCAGACGCCGTCCGTACGCCGTCCGCCCGTCGATCACGGCACTGGTGGCGCCGTCGCGGCGACCGTGAGGTCCGCGAGGTCCGCGGGCACATCCCCTTCACCCCGCAGGCCAAGGCCTGCCTCGAGCGATCGCTGCGCGAGGCCCAGCGGCTGCACGACCACTACCTCGGCGTCGAGCACCTCGCGTTGGCCCTCACGTCGCAGACCGACGGCCTCACCCCGCGCATCTTCACGGCGCTGAACACGTCCGGAGCCGGGTTACGCCGCGAGATCCTCGACCGCCACCGACGTGCGAGCTGA
- a CDS encoding MFS transporter → MTLATGGGMFIDGFIFASFAAALAGKGMNDALGVSTGWAQLISSSTLVGTFFGGLVLGYVTDRLGRRPMFTIDLSVFLTCSILMFFVTSNWQVLTLGLIMGLAIGADYSIGSPLLSEFTPSRRRGHFLGVLEIGWNVGYVVAFLIGYVINTHFPGAWHVTLAASAVPAVICLVIRHGLPESPRWLFSKGRSEEAEAILRDDVGVDRLGDFAREEKAETRWRVLVSPDYLLRTVFACTFWICIVLPYFALTFFQAEVLGDIGLGDNALAGALLGTVVALTGAVVGWRIVDRVGRRKILIAPMFVCAAFLLTVSFASHLPVVLAAFCFFGYLFSYGIMSILPGIYPMEVFPTSVRTSGVGLASAASRVGAAIGTFGLPWVLAHWGLPPLMIIMAVVSVIGGLTSLRWAPETNGRELSETAHRDNTGSARTSVAVEDLAA, encoded by the coding sequence ATGACCCTCGCGACCGGTGGCGGCATGTTCATCGACGGCTTCATCTTCGCGTCGTTCGCAGCCGCTCTGGCCGGCAAGGGCATGAACGACGCCCTCGGCGTCAGCACCGGGTGGGCCCAGCTGATCTCGTCCTCGACCCTGGTCGGGACGTTTTTTGGTGGGCTCGTGCTCGGCTACGTGACCGACCGGCTCGGCCGGCGACCCATGTTCACCATCGACCTGAGTGTCTTCCTGACCTGCTCGATCCTGATGTTCTTCGTGACATCGAACTGGCAGGTGCTCACCCTCGGCCTGATCATGGGCCTGGCGATCGGCGCCGACTACTCCATCGGATCGCCGCTGTTGAGCGAGTTCACCCCGTCCCGGCGTCGTGGTCACTTCCTGGGGGTGCTCGAGATCGGGTGGAACGTCGGTTACGTCGTCGCGTTCCTCATCGGCTACGTGATCAACACGCATTTCCCCGGTGCGTGGCACGTCACGCTCGCGGCCAGTGCTGTTCCCGCCGTCATCTGTCTCGTGATCCGGCATGGGCTGCCGGAGTCGCCGCGTTGGCTGTTCTCCAAGGGCCGGAGCGAGGAGGCCGAGGCAATTCTTCGCGACGATGTCGGGGTCGACCGGCTCGGGGACTTCGCCCGGGAGGAGAAGGCAGAGACCCGCTGGCGCGTCCTCGTAAGCCCGGATTACCTGCTGCGTACGGTGTTCGCCTGCACCTTCTGGATCTGCATCGTGCTGCCGTACTTCGCGCTGACGTTCTTCCAGGCCGAGGTGCTCGGCGACATCGGGCTCGGTGACAACGCGCTCGCCGGTGCCCTCCTCGGGACGGTGGTCGCGCTGACCGGCGCGGTCGTCGGCTGGCGGATCGTCGACCGGGTCGGACGTCGGAAGATCCTCATCGCCCCGATGTTCGTGTGCGCGGCGTTCCTGCTGACCGTGAGCTTCGCGTCCCACCTGCCGGTCGTGCTCGCGGCGTTCTGCTTCTTCGGGTACCTCTTCAGCTACGGCATCATGAGCATCCTGCCGGGCATCTACCCGATGGAGGTCTTTCCGACCTCCGTACGGACGTCCGGCGTCGGACTGGCCTCAGCGGCCAGCCGGGTCGGCGCGGCGATCGGAACCTTCGGTCTGCCGTGGGTCCTGGCCCATTGGGGTCTCCCGCCCCTGATGATCATCATGGCGGTCGTGTCGGTGATCGGCGGTCTGACGTCGTTGCGATGGGCGCCGGAGACCAACGGTCGGGAGCTGTCGGAGACCGCGCACCGCGACAACACCGGCTCAGCTCGCACGTCGGTGGCGGTCGAGGATCTCGCGGCGTAA
- a CDS encoding VOC family protein, with amino-acid sequence MITAVHTLVYADDPDAARAFFRDVLGWPHIDAHGGWLIFRTGPSELGVHPTSNESGGEHATIGQHHEITLMCDDIAATVAELEAKGAEFTRGIRDDGFGLTTAVRIPGAGDMLLYQPRHPAAYNL; translated from the coding sequence ATGATTACCGCGGTTCACACCCTCGTCTACGCCGATGACCCCGACGCCGCGCGGGCCTTCTTCCGGGACGTCCTCGGATGGCCACACATCGACGCCCACGGCGGATGGTTGATCTTCCGGACCGGGCCGTCGGAGCTCGGCGTACACCCGACGTCGAACGAGAGCGGCGGCGAGCACGCGACGATCGGGCAGCACCACGAGATCACGCTCATGTGCGACGACATCGCCGCGACCGTCGCCGAGCTCGAGGCCAAGGGCGCCGAGTTCACCCGCGGGATCCGCGACGACGGATTCGGGCTGACGACCGCGGTGAGGATCCCGGGCGCCGGCGACATGCTGCTCTACCAGCCCCGGCATCCGGCGGCGTACAACCTCTGA
- a CDS encoding GNAT family N-acetyltransferase encodes MPTQPTRYEWRGDFDNAEVNALHAEGFGHAVLPDDWRGQVQRHSLGWVCARQGDRLVGFVNVAWDGSVHAFALDTMVTAAVRRQGIGAELVAEAVRGSRAAGCEWLHVDFEDHLRSFYFDACGFTPTNAGLIQL; translated from the coding sequence ATGCCGACCCAGCCGACACGTTACGAGTGGCGCGGCGACTTCGACAACGCCGAAGTCAACGCGCTGCACGCCGAGGGGTTCGGCCATGCGGTGCTGCCTGATGACTGGCGCGGCCAGGTGCAGCGGCACAGCCTCGGCTGGGTCTGCGCCCGGCAGGGCGACCGGCTCGTCGGTTTCGTCAACGTCGCCTGGGACGGGTCGGTGCACGCGTTCGCACTCGACACGATGGTCACGGCGGCGGTCCGACGTCAGGGGATCGGCGCGGAACTCGTCGCGGAGGCGGTACGTGGCTCACGCGCCGCCGGATGCGAGTGGCTGCACGTCGACTTCGAGGACCACCTGCGTTCGTTCTACTTCGACGCGTGCGGTTTCACCCCGACGAACGCGGGCCTCATCCAGCTGTGA
- a CDS encoding VOC family protein, which translates to MNVELDHTIVRARDKQRSAAFLADVLGLPVGAPTGPFLPIETGNGVTLDFMDVQPATISSQHYAFAVAEEDFDAIHARVEAAGITYWADPDHNQQGAVDKRSGGARGFYFNDPDSHNMEVLTRAVTAG; encoded by the coding sequence ATGAACGTCGAACTGGATCACACGATCGTGCGGGCCCGGGACAAGCAGCGGTCCGCTGCCTTTCTCGCCGACGTCCTCGGCCTGCCCGTCGGCGCACCGACGGGGCCCTTCCTGCCGATCGAGACCGGCAACGGGGTCACGCTCGACTTCATGGACGTGCAGCCGGCAACGATCTCGTCCCAGCACTACGCCTTCGCCGTCGCCGAGGAGGACTTCGACGCGATCCATGCGCGGGTCGAGGCGGCCGGGATCACCTACTGGGCCGACCCTGACCACAACCAGCAGGGTGCGGTCGACAAGCGGTCGGGTGGCGCCCGCGGCTTCTACTTCAACGACCCGGACAGCCACAACATGGAGGTCCTCACCCGGGCGGTCACAGCTGGATGA
- a CDS encoding nuclear transport factor 2 family protein codes for MSDDIRTEVLAVGARWVDVEIRDHGATAIAIGHHTQQATYQGRPADGRFRTTHVFVRDAGRWLFASLHLSQATPPAPPA; via the coding sequence ATGAGTGACGACATCCGCACCGAGGTGCTCGCCGTCGGTGCCCGGTGGGTCGACGTCGAGATCCGCGACCACGGTGCCACGGCGATCGCGATCGGGCACCATACCCAGCAGGCGACCTATCAGGGTCGTCCGGCGGACGGCCGATTTCGCACCACGCACGTCTTCGTCCGGGACGCCGGCCGGTGGCTGTTCGCCAGCCTGCACCTGAGCCAAGCCACTCCGCCGGCACCGCCGGCCTGA